In the genome of Leishmania braziliensis MHOM/BR/75/M2904 contig, possible fusion of chromosomes 20 and 34, one region contains:
- a CDS encoding putative tuzin produces MRSVLLRSNASLRCTCTATRRIAWAQNGGSRITARVMLSNAARQVSTASLDKSCADAAAPLQLSPLTRGMAVRAFFEKSGSATAAPIAGGVVKARIAGSTYAVHLQHLFLSPIVEVGSRVYVEHGRDEECVGAVVGGVVVRVNGNGTYGVLLDNNRLDTAVPAEMVVLSEARVKLVSGAEYGEVVAWLRTAGVARRAHQESIACVLYQRGWRVDRLYLLTTSEMHCMTHIPRAVRMCVLDKSEWQRDHHRQMRGLLRERVKERDFRYTLTKYSGVVSASMALLGIAFAFGWNMTTYRTQQRAHQLTVAVRTLTQPLNLDQSALQAAPLMVRQGASRDREESAVRRVLHRLDAAHPRIPVFTRPHGCGKSTVSRSAVLKEGVPHVCVDVRATEDTLRSVVKALGVGSVDVCGDLLDFVEEACRMARAARGETPLLLLRLREGSSLQRVYRDVAALAFDRRVCHVVMEVPAEALSMASAGLPRLDLCVIPAFSREEAFAHTQRAIDPVSLSHFVDVVGTSSSDVDELIAAVRQRRASAAQYTNARLLKAMRQLQATCASRPELRAALQQLSACPYDAGQHSGVDAAALHSTALVDIVLYDPVADAWRFRSKLFHTASRCCWL; encoded by the coding sequence GCGCGCCAGGTATCGACAGCCTCACTGGACAAGAGCTGTGcggatgccgctgcgccgctgcagctgagtcCCCTCACACGCGGCATGGCGGTGCGTGCTTTCTTcgagaagagcggcagcgccactgcggcgCCCATCGCAGGCGGCGTCGTCAAGGCCAGGATCGCTGGATCGACCTACGCCGttcacctgcagcacctctttctctcgccgaTTGTCGAGGTTGGGTCTCGCGTCTACGTTGAGCACGGCCGGGACGAGGAGTGCGTCGGAGCCGTGGTGGGTGGCGTCGTGGTGCGTGTCAACGGCAACGGAACGTATGGGGTGTTGCTCGATAACAACAGGCTCGACACGGCTGTTCCCGCAGAgatggtggtgctgtcgGAGGCCCGCGTCAAGCTTGTGAGTGGCGCCGAGTACGgcgaggtggtggcgtggcTACGCACGGCTGGAGTGGCGCGACGAGCGCACCAGGAGAGCATTGCGTGCGTCCTCTATCAGCGCGGGTGGCGCGTGGATCGGCTTTACTTACTGACGACCTCTGAGATGCACTGCATGACGCACATACCCCGAgcggtgcgcatgtgcgtgttgGATAAGTCGGAGTGGCAGCGAGACCACCATCGGCAGATGCGGGGGCTGCTTAGGGAGCGGGTCAAAGAGCGGGACTTCCGCTACACGCTTACCAAGTACAGCGGTGTGGTAAGCGCGTCCATGGCACTCCTCGGTATTGCCTTCGCGTTTGGGTGGAACATGACGACCTatcgcacgcagcagcgcgcgcatCAGCTGACGGTCGCCGTCAGGACGCTCACGCAGCCGCTGAATCTCGACCAGAGCGCCCTACAGGCGGCTCCGTTGATGGTGCGGCAAGGCGCGTCGCGCGACCGAGAGGAGAGTGCGGTTCGGCGGGTGCTGCATCGgctcgatgcggcgcaccCCCGCATCCCTGTCTTCACGAGACCCCACGGGTGCGGCAAGAGCACagtgtcgcgcagcgccgtgctgaaggagggcgtgccgcacgtgtgcgtcgacgtccgcgccacggaggacacgctgcgcagcgttgTCAAGGCGCTGGGCGTGGGCAGCGTGGACGTGTGTGGCGACCTGCTGGATtttgtggaggaggcgtgccGGATGGCCCGCGCTGCGAGGGGCgagacgccgctgctcttactgcggctgcgcgagggCAGCAGCTTGCAGCGGGTGTACAGGGACGTGGCCGCGCTGGCGTTCGACCGCCGTGTGTGCCATGTTGTGATGGAGGTGCCCGCTGAGGCGCTCAGCATGGCAAGCGCtgggctgccgcggctggaCCTCTGCGTCATTCCCGCGTTCAGCCGCGAGGAGGCCTTCGCCCACACGCAGCGCGCCATCGACCCCGTCAGCCTCAGCCACTTCGTGGACGTCGTTGggacgagcagcagcgacgtggacgaGCTGATTGCCGCTGTGCGTCAGCGCcgcgcgtcagcggcgcagTATACGAATGCGAGGCTGCTGAAGGCcatgcggcagctgcaggcgacgTGCGCCAGCCGCCCGGAGCTacgtgcggcgctgcagcagctctccgCTTGCCCCTACGACGCCGGGCAGCACAGCGGcgtggacgcggcggcgctgcacagcacggcgctggtggacaTTGTGCTGTACGATCCCGTAGCAGACGCGTGGCGTTTTCGCAGCAAGCTGTTTCACACCGcctcgcggtgctgctggctgTAG
- a CDS encoding putative amastin-like surface protein: protein MEFNIALLVYAVVQFFAFLFVLVATPLDMFRFRMNFFNITGCMTLWGLKNTCNSISHNITVYTVWADCPVRLRLFRAAGALAIISIFIYGAAFVLGVVMLFYRLILRWICLGLNIAGAISLFFIWVTMVITFLRDDDGPCPDLQRFTQYGVGFALFVVAWVLDIINILLLVLSIGTTISTESGQVEQKEGTL from the coding sequence ATGGAGTTCAATATCGCCCTGTTAGTCTACGCGGTCGTCCAGTTCTTCGCGTTCTTGTTtgtgctggtggcgacgccCCTCGACATGTTTCGCTTCCGTATGAACTTCTTCAACATTACAGGCTGTATGACCTTGTGGGGATTGAAGAACACATGCAACAGTATATCACACAATATCACGGTGTACACGGTGTGGGCCGATTGCCCTGTTCGCCTGAGATTGTTCCGCGCTGCTGGGGCTCTCGCTATTATCTCCATCTTCATATACGGCGCGGCGTTCGTCCTGGGCGTTGTTATGCTGTTCTATCGCCTTATATTACGCTGGATATGCCTTGGGCTCAACATTGCTGGGGCCATCTCCCTGTTCTTTATCTGGGTTACCATGGTCATAACGTTTCTTAGAGATGACGATGGGCCATGCCCAGATCTCCAGAGATTTACACAATACGGTGTcggcttcgctctcttcgtgGTTGCCTGGGTGCTGGATATTATCAATATACTCCTCCTGGTGCTGTCAATAGGCACTACAATTTCCACAGAAAGTGGCCAGGTAGAACAAAAAGAAGGAACATTATAG
- a CDS encoding putative tuzin, which yields MLSNAARQVSTASLDKSCADAAAPLQLSPLTRGMAVRAFFEKSGSATAAPIAGGVVKARIAGSTYAVHLQHLFLSPIVEVGSRVYVEHGRDEECVGAVVGGVVVRVNGNGTYGVLLDNNRLDTAVPAEMVVLSEARAKLVSGAEYGEVVAWLRTAGVARRAHQESIACILYQRGWRVDRLYLLTTSDMHCMTHIPRAVRMSVLDKSEWQRDHHRQMRGLLRERVKERDFRYTLTKYSGVVSASMALLGIAFAFGWNMTTYRTQQRAHQLSVAVRTLTQPLNLDQSALQAAPLMVRQGASRDREESAVRRVLHRLDAAHPRIPVFTRPHGCGKSTVWRSAVLKEGVPHVCVDVRATEDTLRSVVKALGVGSVDVCGDLLDFVEEACRMARAARGETPLLLLRLREGSSLQRVYRDVAALAFDRRVCHVVMEVPAEALSMASAGLPRLDLCVIPAFSREEAFAHTQRAIDPVSLSHFVDVVGTSSSDVDELIAAVRQRRASAAQYTNARLLKAMRQLQATCASRPELRAALQQLSACPYDAGQHSGVDAAALHSTALVDIVLYDPVADAWRFRSKLFHTASRCCWL from the coding sequence ATGCTCTCCAACGCGGCGCGCCAGGTATCGACAGCCTCACTGGACAAGAGCTGTGcggatgccgctgcgccgctgcagctgagtcCCCTCACACGCGGCATGGCGGTGCGTGCTTTCTTcgagaagagcggcagcgccactgcggcgCCCATCGCAGGCGGGGTCGTCAAGGCCAGGATCGCTGGATCGACCTACGCCGttcacctgcagcacctctttctctcgccgaTTGTCGAGGTTGGGTCTCGCGTCTACGTTGAGCACGGCCGGGACGAGGAGTGCGTCGGAGCCGTTGTGGGTGGCGTCGTGGTGCGTGTCAACGGCAACGGAACGTATGGGGTATTGCTCGATAACAACAGGCTCGACACGGCTGTTCCAGCAGAgatggtggtgctgtcgGAGGCCCGCGCCAAGCTTGTGAGTGGCGCCGAGTACGgcgaggtggtggcgtggcTACGCACGGCTGGAGTGGCGCGACGAGCGCACCAGGAGAGCATTGCGTGCATCCTTTATCAGCGCGGGTGGCGCGTGGATCGGCTTTACTTACTGACGACCTCTGACATGCACTGCATGACGCACATACCCCGAGCGGTGCGCATGTCCGTGTTGGATAAGTCGGAGTGGCAGCGAGACCACCATCGGCAGATGCGGGGGCTGCTTAGGGAGCGGGTCAAGGAGCGGGACTTCCGCTACACGCTTACCAAGTACAGCGGTGTGGTAAGCGCGTCCATGGCACTCCTCGGTATTGCCTTCGCGTTTGGGTGGAATATGACGACCTatcgcacgcagcagcgcgcgcatCAGCTGTCAGTCGCCGTCAGGACGCTCACGCAGCCACTGAATCTCGACCAGAGCGCCCTACAGGCGGCCCCGTTGATGGTGCGGCAAGGCGCGTCGCGCGACCGAGAGGAGAGTGCGGTTCGGCGGGTGCTGCATCGgctcgatgcggcgcaccCCCGCATCCCTGTCTTCACGAGACCCCACGGGTGCGGCAAGAGCACAgtgtggcgcagcgccgtgctgaaggagggcgtgccgcacgtgtgcgtcgacgtccgcgccacggaggacacgctgcgcagcgttgTCAAGGCGCTGGGCGTGGGCAGCGTGGACGTGTGTGGCGACCTGCTGGActttgtggaggaggcgtgccGGATGGCCCGCGCTGCGAGGGGCgagacgccgctgctcttactgcggctgcgcgagggCAGCAGCTTGCAGCGGGTGTACAGGGACGTGGCCGCGCTGGCGTTCGACCGCCGTGTGTGCCATGTCGTGATGGAGGTGCCCGCTGAGGCGCTCAGCATGGCAAGCGCtgggctgccgcggctggaCCTCTGCGTCATTCCCGCGTTCAGCCGCGAGGAGGCCTTCGCCCACACGCAGCGCGCCATCGACCCCGTCAGCCTCAGCCACTTCGTGGACGTCGTTGggacgagcagcagcgacgtggacgaGCTGATTGCCGCTGTGCGTCAGCGCcgcgcgtcagcggcgcagTATACGAATGCGAGGCTGCTGAAGGCcatgcggcagctgcaggcgacgTGCGCCAGCCGCCCGGAGCTacgtgcggcgctgcagcagctctccgCTTGCCCCTACGACGCCGGGCAGCACAGCGGcgtggacgcggcggcgctgcacagcacggcgctggtggacaTTGTGCTGTACGATCCCGTAGCAGACGCGTGGCGTTTTCGCAGCAAGCTGTTTCACACCGcctcgcggtgctgctggctgTAG
- a CDS encoding putative amastin-like surface protein has protein sequence MELNMALLVYAVVQFFAFLFVLVATPIDMFLQFPDPPIFRACFTLWGFKDHCNSVSLNASLNDLWEFCPRRLRLFRAAGVLAIISIFIFAAAFVLGVSMLFCCFWLRYVCLGLNIVGAVTLGVVWIAMVVTFLRADTINCSAMKEGTVYGAGFALFITAWVLDIINILVLVFSICTTAPSASDQVEQREGKLY, from the coding sequence ATGGAGTTGAATATGGCCCTGTTAGTCTACGCGGTCGTCCAGTTCTTCGCGTTCTTGTTtgtgctggtggcgacgccgatCGACATGTTTCTTCAATTTCCGGATCCACCGATCTTTCGCGCTTGTTTCACATTGTGGGGATTCAAGGACCATTGCAATTCTGTGTCCCTCAATGCATCCTTGAATGACTTGTGGGAGTTTTGTCCAAGACGCCTGAGATTGTTCCGCGCTGCTGGGGTGCTCGCTATCATCTCCATCTTCATTTTTGCCGCGGCGTTCGTCCTGGGGGTTAGCATGCTGTTCTGCTGCTTTTGGCTCCGCTATGTGTGCCTGGGGCTCAACATTGTGGGTGCCGTCACCCTGGGCGTTGTCTGGATTGCCATGGTCGTGACATTTTTAAGGGCGGACACCATAAACTGTTCAGCAATGAAAGAAGGTACGGTGTATGGTGCTggcttcgctctcttcatCACAGCGTGGGTGCTGGATATCATCAACATCCTCGTCCTGGTGTTCTCAATCTGCACGACTGCTCCCAGTGCAAGCGACCAGGTAGAACAAAGGGAGGGAAAGCTATATTAA
- a CDS encoding tuzin-like protein: MRVTVSLERNPASGGAAVLSGVCMRGTVARVNGDATCVLLRDDGEVELSVTPERIVALGRRRKLLYHARLLEVVSWLRPCMHDPRDAEAVALILFCHGWRVELMHLLQTVDVSSFVFVSSTEQGSICEKAQWEREHRGVLRCAARERLKDRDFRYALAKYKGAISCMAGVLVVTYVFTTNLRAYRREQRDHQLQTAIETLSKSAQSSGGGNFVVGRKDGEAVVRRVLTKIFPAPPPLSFLQHTLQPPNFLWATPLLKRDVPFFINSPPKKTLPPF; encoded by the coding sequence ATGCGGGTGACGGTGAGCCTGGAGAGAAACCCTGCgagcggaggtgcagctgtaCTGTCGGGCGTGTGCATGAGGGGGACCGTCGCCAGGGTGAACGGCGATGCCACCTGCGTGCTTCTCagggacgacggcgaggtgGAGCTATCTGTGACGCCTGAGCGCATTGTGGCGCTggggcggcggaggaagcTGCTCTACCATGCGAGGCTGCTGGAGGTAGTCAGCTGGCTGCGACCCTGCATGCACGACCCGCGCGACGCTGAGGCCGTTGCCCTCATCCTCTTTTGCCATGGCTGGCGGGTGGAGCTGAtgcacctcctgcagacGGTGGATGTCTCGTCGTTTGTGTTTGTGTCGAGTACTGAGCAAGGTAGTATCTGCGAGAAGGCGCAGTGGGAGCGCGAACACCGcggcgtgctgcgctgcgcggcACGCGAGCGGCTGAAGGACAGGGACTTCCGCTATGCCCTAGCCAAGTACAAGGGCGCTATCAGCTGCATGGCTGGTGTGTTGGTGGTGACCTACGTCTTCACGACAAACTTGCGCGCCTACCGGCGGGAGCAGCGGGACCATCAGCTGCAGACAGCAATCGAGACGCTCTCCAAGTCGGCGCAGTCGTCGGGGGGCGGAAACTTCGTTGTGGGGCGCAAGGACGGGGAGGCGGTCGTGCGCAGGGTGCTAACAAAAATCTTCCcggcccctcccccattATCCTTTTTACAGCACACCCTGCAACCACCCAATTTTCTTTGGGCCACCCCCCTCCTAAAGAGGGATGTCCCCTTTTTCATCAActccccccccaaaaaaaccctcccccctttttaa